The following coding sequences are from one Arcobacter nitrofigilis DSM 7299 window:
- a CDS encoding ankyrin repeat domain-containing protein, producing the protein MEVSFEEQKRYEELQVMALEFARRGQTEDLKAMLDVGMPINLCDHKGNTLLMLASYNGNLGTTRMLIDLGAQVDKKNDRGQTPLAGVCFKGYLEIVKELVSSGANIYENNGMGTTPIMFASMFGNYEIVKYLNSQNSSFKSKLYLAISKLFSLVKGLFKK; encoded by the coding sequence ATGGAAGTTTCTTTTGAAGAGCAAAAAAGGTATGAAGAACTTCAAGTTATGGCATTGGAGTTTGCAAGACGCGGGCAAACAGAAGATTTAAAAGCTATGCTTGATGTTGGTATGCCTATAAATTTGTGTGATCATAAAGGTAATACCTTACTTATGTTAGCTTCATATAATGGTAATCTTGGAACAACTAGAATGCTTATTGATTTAGGTGCACAAGTTGACAAAAAAAATGATAGGGGACAAACACCACTTGCAGGTGTTTGTTTTAAGGGTTATTTGGAAATAGTAAAAGAGTTAGTAAGTTCAGGTGCAAATATTTATGAAAATAATGGAATGGGAACAACACCTATAATGTTTGCTTCTATGTTTGGAAACTATGAGATTGTTAAGTATTTAAATTCTCAAAATAGTAGTTTCAAATCTAAACTTTACTTAGCTATTTCAAAACTGTTTTCTTTAGTAAAAGGGTTATTTAAAAAATAA
- a CDS encoding catalase, with protein MKKIMTTTAGNPISDNQNSMTAGERGPVLIQDYQLIEKLAHQNRERIPERVVHAKGSGAFGELVITEDISKYTKAKVLQKGESTRLLLRFSTVAGEKGAADAERDVRGFALKFYTKEGNWDLVGNNTPVFFIRDAYKFPDFIHTQKRHPQSNLRSNTAAWDFWSLSPESLHQVTILMSDRGLPKSYRHVNGYGSHTYSLINAQGERFWVKFHFKTKQGIETITNKEAEAIVAKDRESNQRDLFENIEKENYPKWSFEIQIMTDEDAKYCSFNPFDLTKVWPHSDYPMIKVGEMTLNENPKNYFNEIEQASFSPSNIVPGISFSPDKMLQARIFSYPDAHRYRVGTHYEMLPVNRPIVDVNTYHADGSMNYEVKEVTDAYYEPNSFNGPVEDKSFSEPAFNVGDSADRYDHRVGNDDFTQVTALFNLMSDNQKEQLFNNIAEAMDGVPSEIVNRQLALFEKVHSDYSAGVKKALGI; from the coding sequence ATGAAAAAAATTATGACTACAACAGCTGGAAATCCAATCTCGGATAACCAAAATTCAATGACAGCAGGTGAGAGAGGTCCTGTACTTATACAAGATTATCAATTAATAGAAAAACTTGCCCATCAAAATAGAGAAAGAATCCCTGAACGGGTTGTTCATGCAAAAGGAAGCGGTGCTTTTGGTGAACTAGTTATTACAGAAGATATCTCTAAATATACAAAAGCAAAAGTTTTACAAAAGGGTGAAAGTACTAGATTATTACTTAGATTCTCAACAGTTGCTGGAGAAAAAGGTGCAGCAGATGCTGAAAGAGATGTAAGAGGTTTTGCTTTAAAGTTTTATACAAAAGAGGGAAATTGGGATTTAGTTGGAAATAATACTCCTGTATTTTTTATCCGTGATGCTTATAAATTTCCTGATTTTATTCACACTCAAAAAAGACATCCACAATCAAATCTAAGAAGTAATACAGCAGCTTGGGATTTTTGGTCACTTAGCCCTGAGAGCTTACACCAAGTAACAATTTTGATGTCAGATAGAGGATTACCAAAATCATATAGACATGTGAATGGATACGGTTCTCACACTTATAGTTTAATCAATGCTCAAGGTGAAAGATTTTGGGTGAAATTTCACTTTAAAACTAAACAAGGTATTGAAACAATTACAAACAAAGAAGCAGAAGCAATAGTTGCAAAAGATAGAGAATCAAATCAAAGAGATTTATTTGAAAATATAGAAAAAGAAAACTATCCAAAATGGAGCTTTGAAATTCAAATTATGACAGATGAAGATGCAAAATATTGTTCATTTAATCCATTTGATTTAACAAAAGTTTGGCCACATAGTGATTATCCTATGATAAAAGTAGGAGAAATGACATTAAATGAAAATCCTAAAAACTATTTCAATGAGATAGAACAAGCGTCATTTTCACCATCAAATATTGTTCCAGGTATTAGTTTCTCACCTGATAAGATGTTACAAGCTAGAATCTTCTCTTATCCTGATGCTCATAGATATAGAGTAGGAACACATTATGAAATGTTGCCAGTAAACAGACCAATAGTAGATGTAAATACTTACCATGCAGATGGAAGTATGAATTATGAAGTAAAAGAAGTAACAGATGCATATTATGAACCAAATAGTTTTAATGGACCAGTTGAAGATAAATCATTTTCAGAACCAGCATTTAATGTAGGCGACAGTGCTGATAGATATGACCATAGAGTAGGAAATGATGACTTTACACAAGTAACGGCACTTTTTAATTTGATGAGTGATAATCAAAAAGAACAACTATTTAATAATATCGCTGAAGCTATGGATGGGGTTCCAAGTGAGATTGTAAATAGACAACTTGCACTTTTTGAAAAAGTACATTCAGATTATAGTGCAGGGGTTAAAAAAGCATTAGGAATTTAA
- a CDS encoding MlaD family protein: MSEEKIETLVYEPKSTDNKSISFIWLLPLVVLMILGWIAYESYTKKGTNISVIFKNAEDLKEGVTPLEYKGLVLGKVTKIEINDLNSVKVNILVNSDVAKYVAIEGSGFWIKKPTISLTKVSGLGTLLSGNKIELYPKYKTLKEFENAKPQFEFTGLDTKPSLLEDTDGYYVNILSRGEDLIEVETPIFYNRFQIGEISSKEFKDGKVYLKAYIYQKYKYLVNRSSQFIMNKALKVNFGPGGLNLEFSSLYSAIVGGITVETPQKDAQKIKEDKYYILSSDKKEFMERTPINLKLTDAKGIGINTLIMYKGVEVGKIDDLQLTQDNIIAKAYVYKKYDYLLSENSTFNIEETEVSLDGVKNLNSIVSGNYLTINYKKGKAKDSFEVLNNSMEKVVNDLVITLKAQNLNSITKNSKLYFKNIPIGKVLDYSLSSDLKHVNISLLVKKKYKKLINNKSLFYDMSSKLLELKNLDLDINYAGIKPLIDGGIAIVEVDRKAKSTKKSFKLYNSYKDVQTLKREYSHGSYLNADFDNSFNLKVNEAISYKNQEIGFVKSINFGENRSKVKLFIYKKYMKYISKKSRFYKKDAIKLDATMGGVLFELDNFSSLLFGSLELDNSATTTFPKYKIYSSSDAMKNFTNTLSILFDDVEGVRPQFSKLNYKGVDIGKVSNIILTPQNKVLVKVQVFKNYDRFSKEGTIFYLKKPKVSLTEVKNVGSTILPVDIGVIASSQRSFQNNFSGYDSLEDVKKVDNGEILKVVSSKPTVVNEDAPIYYKNVEIGKVNKINLNSDGTQTIISCLIYNQYKHLIRKNSTFHDISGFKMKFSIFTGTEIKTNTVTSILKGGLLVITPYKYSEVANTNDIFTLKKELKEDWQDINPSIK; encoded by the coding sequence ATGAGCGAAGAAAAAATTGAAACTTTAGTTTATGAACCAAAAAGTACAGATAATAAATCGATTTCTTTTATTTGGCTTTTACCACTTGTTGTTTTAATGATTTTAGGTTGGATTGCTTATGAAAGTTATACTAAAAAAGGTACAAATATAAGTGTTATTTTTAAAAATGCAGAAGATTTAAAAGAGGGAGTAACACCTTTAGAGTATAAAGGTTTGGTTCTTGGTAAAGTAACTAAAATAGAGATAAATGATTTAAATAGTGTCAAAGTAAATATATTAGTAAATAGTGATGTGGCAAAATATGTTGCCATAGAAGGAAGTGGTTTTTGGATAAAAAAACCTACTATCTCTCTTACAAAAGTCTCAGGACTTGGCACTTTACTAAGCGGAAACAAAATAGAGTTATATCCTAAATATAAAACTTTAAAAGAGTTTGAAAATGCAAAACCTCAATTTGAATTTACAGGATTAGATACCAAACCTAGTTTATTAGAAGATACTGATGGTTATTATGTAAATATTCTTTCACGAGGGGAAGATTTAATAGAAGTAGAAACACCAATTTTTTATAATAGATTTCAAATAGGTGAAATATCATCAAAAGAGTTTAAAGATGGTAAAGTTTACTTAAAAGCATATATTTATCAGAAGTACAAATATTTGGTAAATAGAAGCTCTCAGTTTATTATGAACAAAGCTTTAAAAGTAAATTTTGGACCAGGTGGATTAAATTTAGAATTTAGTTCTTTATACTCTGCTATTGTAGGAGGAATTACAGTTGAGACTCCACAAAAAGATGCGCAAAAAATTAAAGAAGATAAATACTATATTTTAAGTAGTGATAAAAAAGAGTTTATGGAAAGAACACCAATAAATCTAAAACTTACAGATGCCAAAGGCATTGGAATAAATACTCTTATTATGTATAAAGGTGTAGAAGTAGGTAAAATCGATGATTTACAACTTACTCAAGATAATATTATTGCTAAGGCTTATGTTTACAAAAAATATGATTATCTTCTAAGCGAAAATAGTACTTTTAATATAGAAGAGACAGAAGTTAGTCTAGATGGAGTAAAAAATTTAAACTCAATTGTTAGTGGAAATTATTTAACAATCAATTATAAAAAAGGAAAAGCAAAAGACTCCTTTGAGGTATTAAATAATAGTATGGAAAAAGTAGTTAATGATTTGGTGATTACTTTAAAAGCTCAAAATCTAAATTCAATAACAAAAAATAGTAAATTGTATTTTAAAAATATTCCTATAGGAAAAGTTTTAGATTACTCTTTATCTAGTGATTTAAAACATGTAAATATCTCACTTTTAGTAAAGAAAAAATACAAAAAGCTAATAAATAATAAATCACTTTTTTATGATATGAGTTCTAAATTATTAGAACTTAAAAATTTAGATTTAGATATAAATTATGCAGGAATAAAACCATTAATAGACGGGGGAATAGCAATTGTAGAAGTTGATAGAAAAGCAAAAAGTACTAAAAAAAGTTTTAAATTATATAATTCATATAAAGATGTTCAAACTCTTAAAAGAGAGTATAGTCATGGGTCATATTTAAATGCAGATTTTGATAATAGTTTTAATTTAAAAGTAAATGAAGCAATAAGTTATAAAAACCAAGAGATAGGTTTTGTAAAATCAATTAATTTTGGTGAAAATAGATCAAAAGTAAAACTTTTTATTTATAAAAAATATATGAAGTATATAAGTAAAAAAAGTAGATTTTATAAAAAAGATGCTATCAAACTTGATGCAACAATGGGTGGAGTATTATTTGAACTAGATAATTTCTCTTCATTACTATTTGGTTCTTTAGAACTTGATAATAGTGCCACAACTACTTTCCCAAAATATAAAATATACTCTTCATCAGATGCAATGAAAAACTTTACAAATACTCTTTCAATACTTTTTGATGATGTTGAAGGTGTTCGACCACAATTTTCAAAATTAAATTATAAAGGTGTAGATATAGGAAAAGTATCTAATATCATCTTAACACCTCAAAATAAAGTTTTAGTAAAAGTCCAAGTATTTAAAAACTATGATAGATTTTCAAAAGAAGGGACAATTTTTTATCTAAAAAAACCAAAAGTTAGTTTAACTGAAGTGAAAAATGTAGGCTCAACAATTTTACCAGTAGATATTGGTGTAATAGCTAGCAGTCAAAGAAGTTTTCAAAATAATTTTAGTGGTTATGATAGTTTAGAAGATGTTAAAAAAGTAGATAATGGAGAGATATTAAAAGTAGTATCATCAAAACCAACAGTAGTAAATGAAGATGCTCCAATTTATTATAAAAATGTAGAAATAGGAAAAGTAAATAAAATAAATCTAAATAGTGATGGAACACAGACAATAATCTCTTGTCTAATATATAATCAATACAAGCATCTTATTAGAAAAAACTCTACTTTCCATGATATAAGTGGTTTCAAAATGAAGTTTTCTATATTTACCGGTACTGAGATAAAAACAAATACAGTAACTTCAATATTAAAAGGTGGTCTTTTAGTTATAACCCCCTATAAGTATTCAGAAGTTGCAAATACTAATGACATCTTCACTTTAAAAAAGGAGTTGAAAGAGGATTGGCAAGATATAAATCCAAGTATTAAATAA